The region CGCTCGACGCGACGCCGGCCAGCACCGTCGCCACCACCAGCCGGCCGTACTCTGCCGAGACGGGCGAGGGCGTCTCGCCGCGCACGTGGGCCAGGAACGCCACCCACTCGCCGGCCAGGGCGTCCAGCTGTGGGCTGGGCGCTTGCAAGACTGGCTCCCAGGCGTCGCGGCGCGCCAGGAAGAGGCCATCGGTGTGGTTGACCCGCAACGCGCCCTCGGTGCCCTGGACCTCTGACCAGTCGTCGCGCGCACCGGCCGCGTACCCGATGGCCCGGGCGATCCCCACAGCGCCGCCCTCGAAGCCGATCAGCCCGACCCCGAGGTCGTCTACATCCTGCGGGTGAAAGCACGTCCCGACGACAGCCCGCACGTCCTTCGGCTGGGCGTCCAGCAGCAGGCAGAGCCGGTCCACCAGGTGGCAGCCGTTGGTCAGCCACATGCCGCCGCCCGGCGCGAGGTGCCACTGCTCGCGCTGGGCGAAGGTCCAGTCTTTCACCATCGCAGCCGTCGCCGCGACCGGCCGCCCGATGGCTCCCTCACGGATCAGGCGCAGCGCTTCCTGGTAGGCCCGCATGTAGCGGTAGGGGTGGGCCACCATGAACGGCGTCCCCATCTCGGCCACGGCCCGCACGACAGCGTCGCAGTCCGCG is a window of Chloroflexota bacterium DNA encoding:
- a CDS encoding Gfo/Idh/MocA family oxidoreductase; its protein translation is MATAYGVGIIGAGMFGAQHARALAMVPGVKLVAASARTPERLQRFTAEFGGAGYTDYRDLIADPAVDVICNVLPHNLHAQVTVEALRAGKAVLLEKPMAPTLADCDAVVRAVAEMGTPFMVAHPYRYMRAYQEALRLIREGAIGRPVAATAAMVKDWTFAQREQWHLAPGGGMWLTNGCHLVDRLCLLLDAQPKDVRAVVGTCFHPQDVDDLGVGLIGFEGGAVGIARAIGYAAGARDDWSEVQGTEGALRVNHTDGLFLARRDAWEPVLQAPSPQLDALAGEWVAFLAHVRGETPSPVSAEYGRLVVATVLAGVASSESGQVTPIA